Within Lolium rigidum isolate FL_2022 chromosome 5, APGP_CSIRO_Lrig_0.1, whole genome shotgun sequence, the genomic segment aagtcgaaagaaaccgctgaaacttatatcttcctttgtgttgcttcaatgcctttactttgaatttattgctttatgagtaactcttatgcaagtcttattgatgcttgtattattcatgaaaagtctttgctatatgattcatttatttactcattatcttcatcattacttcgaatcgctgcattcatctcatatgctttacaatagtatgatcaagattatgatagcatgtcacttcagaaattatctttgttatcgtttacctactcgagggcgagtaggaactaagcttggggacgcttgatacgtcccaaacgtatctataatttcttatgttccatgctacttttatgatgatactcacatgttttgtacacattatatgtcatatttatgcattttccgacactaacctattgacgagatgccgaagagccagttgttgttttccgctgtttttggtttcagagatcctagtaaggaaatattctcggaattggacgaaatcaacgcccagggtcctatttttccacgaagcttccagaagtccgagggagagacgaagtggggccacggggcgccgacacaataagGCGGTGCAGGCCCCCCTGGGCCTgcaccgccctactgtgtggcccccctgtcaggcctccgactccgcccttccgcctacttaaggtcttcgtcgcgaaacccccagtaccgagagccacgatacggaaaaccttccagagacgccgccgccgccaatcccatctcgggggattcaggagatcgcctccggcaccttgccggagaggggaatcatctcccggaggtctcttcatcgccatgatcgcctccgaatcgatgtgtgagtagttcacccctggactatgggtccatagcagtagctagatggttgtcttctcctcattgtgctatcatgttagatcttgtgagctgcctatcatgatcaagatcatctatctgtaatcctacatgttgtgtttgttgggatccgatgaatattgaatactatgtcaagttgattatcaatctatcatacatgttatttatgttcttgcatgctctccgttgctagtagaggctcggccaagttgatacttgtgactccaagagggagtatttatgctcgatagtgggttcatgcctccattaaatctgggacgagtgacggaaagttctaaggttgtggatgtcgttgttgccactagggataaaacatcgatgctttgtctaaggatatttgtgttgattacattacgcaccatacttaatgcaattgtctgttgtttacaacttaatactggagggggttcggatgataacctgaaggtggactttttaggcataaatgcatgctggatagcggtctatgggggtgtttggtgtggctttttttggcttttggctttggcaaaagccaccgaaagcacctaaataggtgctttttttggcttttggattttggaagccaaaagaataggatctttgtttttggcttccaaaatccaaaagccaaaaaaagcacctatttaggtgcttttggtggcttttgccaaagcgaaaagccaaaaaaagccacaccaaacaccccctatgtacatctgaaatacaatctgctgcaattgttctttactgttcttcgcaaacaaccatcatcatccacactatacatctaatcctttgtttacagcaagccggtgagattgacaacctcactgttacgttggggcaaaaatctgtgattgtgttgtgcaggttccacgttggcgccggaatccctggtgttgcgccgcattacactcctccgccatcaaccttcaacgtgcttcttggctcctcctggttcgataaatcttggtttctttctgagggaaaacttgctactgtacgcatcacaccttcctcttggggttcccaacggacgtgttgactgcacgcatcagtgcaCGAAACAATTCCAGGTCAATTTAGACCAAGATTGGTTAGTTTAGTGTACAAACGACAAGAATTTCGAATTCAGTCTTCGATTTTCCAAGCTCAGGGTTTTTAATAGGCTTTTACCATGTTATATTGTAAGTGAAGCCATTTGCATCAGCATCAACATCAACATCGAAGTGGGATGTACACGGAAGGAGGCTCCGGTGAACGAGTTTCACGTGGCATTTAGGAGCAATAAAAGAATAGATCAGTGCCCTTGTGTATGCAAGATTTTTTCGTTTGCGGGTAGAGGATCATTCAATAACATACCAGTACGTTGCTATAGTTGAATAATAATAATATCTTGCATCATGGTCCATATTTGGTAGAATCGGTCTATCCTATTAGTTTGCTTGCAATCGGGGAGACCAGATAAACATCTTGCATCATAGTCCATATTTGGCAGAACATTGGATAAAATATGCTTGCACAAGATAACAATTTAGAAAAGTAAAAGACATCATAATTGTACTTATTTACTACATTGGTAGCCCTTCTTATTTGTTTTGGTAATTTATTAACAAACCATCATAGCTCAAGGCTTATCGAACCATCAACTTCTCTCTTGGCACATTCTTCTTTCTACTCGACCAATGAGAACGGTAGCATGGCTACCGTCGGTGGCGGTGGACATGGTGGTCTTTCCACACGCCGTCGTGGTATCCTGGCTTCGTGGACGGCTGCGTGGTGTTGATTATGGTAGTGAGAGAGGTAATATCACCATGTGGAAAAAAGGTGAGCCTATAGTTAATCTCATACCCAACCAAGCCAAAGGCTAGGTGGACATATCAAACTGAAATAAGTCAATTTATCAAGTTGAGACATTTCGCTTTGGATTTCAAATCAAGATACAAAAAGACTCATGCGCCCTTGAGAGCATTCTCTTTCACTTGCAACGAAAAACCATTCCAAGCGACAAAATGACTTGCGCGCTAATGCGCGGACGCCTTTCGAGTAACCCAGTAACGGCTTGAGAGTAACAAAGGCCAGATTTGAAAGTTCACCATGAAAAAGAATTTTTTTCTAAGTTATACCAGTGGTGTTCCCAGTATAGCATCCAATGCACGTTCATGTGTTTAGTCGTAAACCTTGAGATTCGGATTTCAGTAGAGATTGGATTTGTCGCATCTAGAGGAAGAGGCCTAGCTGGCAAGCGATCCCAGTCCGCGGCAGAGAACAAGACAATAGGAGAGCGTACCTTTGttcgcttattttacaccaaatgGGAAAATCCAATTCAACGAGGATTAGTTCACCCCACTCGTACCCGTCATGGGCCTGGTGTATCTTTATCCAGCGTGTATCATATTTCGAGAATATAGTATGGTATAGATAACCCAGAAGAAGTTTGCATAAAAGTAATTGCCCAAAAGGTAATCCTAGAATCCCGTTTGTCTTCTGCATTTGGAGAAGTGCTGATTTTCAAGAACGCGAGTTATGGTATGGTGGGAATCTCTTATGATAATCATCCATCTGCTGCCAACACATCCtctaaatcttctatattattatATAGAATCAACTTATCACTCATTGAGTGAGTGAACCCGGAGCAATAATATCGTACCATTAGGGAAGTGGCCGCGGCCTTGTCTTTTATGTGAAAAGATCATGCAAACCTCAGCCACAATACAACAATTCTCGCGATCCTCAATGTAAAAATGCAGTGTagtgtgcaagaaatggttgatttGTTTGAGCATCGTGATAATTAGAAGGAGTCTGCATCTCAAACTGATAGGAGGAAAGTATCAAGGTGGCTTGGATGAAGTAGGGCGACGTTATATAGACTTGCTTGTAACTATTAACAGTCGGGATATTCTATATAATAGTGTAATTATTCCATCAAAAAGCTCGATTCTCGTGCAAAATGATCAATATGTAAAATCTAAACAAGTAGTTGCGGAGATTCGTGCCGAAACCCCCACTTTACATTTTAAAGAAAGGGTGTCTTATCCGAGTGAGTTTTATGGACCCACCGGACCAGGAGCTTCTCAAGCTCCGGCACTTACTTTTTAGTTAGAGATCAACATCTTGGAGCTAATGCGGGATCTTCTCAAGTGCCCACAAGTTCAGGTAAATATCTAATGTGTTCCCCAACTTAGGAGGTTATCCTTGGAGGGGAAACTATGCATTTTTGGACCTTCGCGCTCCATGGTTAGAACCTCTAAGGGGCCCCAATGTTTTGGACTTAAATAGGTTGAAAAACAACATACAACCTCGGGAAGAACCTTGGCAAGAACGATGTTCATCAAAATATATGGCCCACGTCCCTTTAGGCTATTTCAATTATGTGGGTGGTGTAGCTACCGAGATCAATACAATTAATTATGTCTCACCTAGAAGTTGGTTATCAACTTCTCATTTTGGTTTAGGGTTCTTCCTTTTTGTGGGCCATTTATGGCATGCAGGAAGAGCCCGAGCTGATGCAACAGGGTTTGAAAAAGGAATCGAACATGATTTGGAACATGTTCTTTACATGAATTTTGTTAACTAAGTTTTTCTTATTTATACATGTTCTAATGTTTTATTTTTCCTGTTCTGGCTCAATTACTCCATCTAGCCAAGTCACCTTGTTGAATCAAAATAAAGAATAccaatctttgatgattttgTCGGCATCCAACTGTTCTCAAATTGGTTTATTCAAGAACCCAGAATATCTCAATACGATAAAAGAATTGAATTGTAGAATTCCTATTGGAGAATTTTTGGGTTAGTGATTTCTTGCTTGCATTGGGCATTTAATATTCATGTGTAGTGACTGGGTGGGGCTTCCATAGCCGCCAGATACCTCCTGCACGCCCTTCTGGGTTGAAGATTCCTACTCCTTACGGTGAGCAGTGGGCGGCATAGCTTTTTCTAGAGGATAGCATTGGCTGTCTTGCCTTCTGGATTGTACTTCCTATTAGTTCACGGGAGATAAAACCCATCCGGATTTTAGAATATCTAAAAAAGTACGGCCTTAGTCGCGCATTGGTGTGAGCGAGGGGGAGATTCAGAACCTGCCGCTATGGCATATTGCCAGCCGATACAATTGGAAAGCGAGACCAAACACTCTAGACTCTTACTGTAAAGTGGAACAAATCTTTGAAGCGCGTTCAATTGATTCATTATCCCCGAATCTCGAAAGGAGAATTGAGGATTGAAATGATGTATACCAAGAAATCTTGGGATCCCATGGGGATTCTTGATTGGAGCTGAGCTAACCATAGCCCAAAGTTGTATTTCTTTGGTTAATAAAATCCAACCATTAACGTTCGGAAATCCTGGTGGTGGGCTAGGCCTAAAAGACAAGTGTGTGTAGATTTCCACATTCCCGTCTTTACTTTAAGACACAACTTTTCTCTTTCTCGATCAAATGACTTGCGATAGTCTACCTTGAGTAGGACCATAGGAAAATATATTTGTGGTGAAAGATAAGCGGTTCTGTCACAACCAAGAAAGTTTCTATGAGTGAGCGGCCCTTGATAAACGCCGATTGATACGTGTCAATGTCAATAAGTGGATGTGCTTTGTTAAAAACAATGTTTGTTCCTCTTCCTTGAAACGATTTTCATGAATATTGAGATGATAATGATTGGTCTGAAACAAACAAAGTAGCACATAGATATGCGATGCAACCCAACCTATCAAACAAACTAAAAAAATATATGACTCAAGTCGTTTTTTGAGATGGAGCATGCTCCACAGACCATGTCCCTAGAAAGCTCTAAAACTGGCCCCTTCGTTACTTCGCTCTGTACTAGGCTGATCTCACGAGAAAAGCGTGCAAGAGAAGGAAAGGCTAGCACAAATGTCGGTATGCCACCCAGTGAACCAGTGGCCTCTACTCTACTGATCCAGTGCTCCATATTTCCAAGCTCGGTGGTCGGTCGGTCCTTCTATTCCTTTGTCCGTTTCCACTTCGTCTTCCACCTTGCCTAATCCGGCTCCCGCTCCCCACCCTCGTGCTCCAATCGCCTCCGCGCCGCCTATATAACCCCCGCCCCACCCACGCAGCCGCCTCCCCTCCCCAATCCGACGGCGCCGAGGTAGCTAGGTCACGAGGATCCCCATTCCGGACTTCCGCTAGGCTGGCTGTCTTtcttgctgccgccgccgccagccttgGCGAGTAGCCGTCCGGCCTGGTAGGCGGCGCCCATCCTCCCAGCCATGGGTGGCCGCAATCGGCGATGGCACGCGAAGCGCTACCACGGCGGCTCTCCGAACCCTCGTCCCTCGCTCCCCTCGTATCCTGGACTTCCTGGTACGGTTCGcaacctccccctccccctcctctctgCGATACGATTGAGATTAGATGGTAATCTCCCACGGTTTAATCGGGCCAGAACCTCGCCGATCTAGacatctgtttcttgattctcgcTATGTCTTGATTTTCTTTTCTGTCTAGTGTGCTTGGGGAAACGGACCTGTCTATCGATTCAGTCCGTTCGCACCATCCTGGGAACGACGCACAGCTAATGTAGATTGGTATCTGGTCAAGCCGATTCAGGCTCAGAACCAGAAAATTGCTAGCTTTGTTTGACTAACCTTACCTGCCTATTGGAGATAGCCATTCCTAGTTTCATTAGGGTGGGTGCTGCAGTTGCAAGGTGCATATCACTCACCTGCTCTGCCAAGGATTGAATCTCTGTCTTAACGAGGCAATATCAATTTGACATAATGGCATCTTTCAGGGAGACCGGCATGGTAGTGATAAGTAACTTCAAGTTGTACTGTTTTAGGATGCGCGGTATTTCGTAAAACATAGAAAATTCATAGCTCTGCCTTCCCCTGATCCACGAGAAGACACCTATGTCTGGAGAAGCAAAATTTAGTACCGCCTGATCCACGAGAAGacaatagggctcctttgatttgaaggataggaaaaacataggaataggaaagatataggattggaatggcatgtctacttgaatcctataggaagatgaagtttgtttgattgtagcaaaggaatttttccatgaggtatgagctaatgcttttttcctataggaattacactacaagattcctataggaatttttcctataggctatgttcctatgaatcaaacaacatgtataggaaattttcccataggaaccaaatcctacacaattcctatgcaaatcctttgaatcaaaggagccctaatgaATAAAAACACTCCATGGTAGTGGCATAATGGTGGAGTATTTTTATCTGGTCATAGTTGCATGGATGTTCTTACTAACCTGAACCCAGACATAGCATGGCTTGGTTATAGAGGGAAAGAACGAAGGTATAATGTTCATACATACTAATTTTCTAAAACTGGATTAATTTTAAGACTCAAAAGTGTTCTAAAAAGTACTACGTGGTACGTGCTATTCGGACTCTTGGAATCCGACATGGATTCGGACTGTCCGATCCAGCAAAAAGCTGGTGTCCATGTAACACTTAACTATAGTCAGCTTGCTGAAGATGTATTGATGGAGAAATAAAATAGAGAGGTATATTGTGGGGCCATTGAATTTTACCATTTTCTGCATCATAATTTTTGTAACCTCCTAGGGATATGTAACCATAGCGTGCATATTTTCTCGGGTCAGTAGGACCTCAAAAAGATCTTCTCTGCGATTATGCATGATAATTTTTTTCCTCACTAATGATTATTATTACTACTTCCTCCgtgtcagtttactagtctttttcgtatccctaggtcgcaaatttggcctatataatttaaattatataatgcgaAAAATATATCGTTAggcaatagaacatctaaactttctaatgacataatttttataacatataactaacacTAACAAGATTAAATTTGCGACATAGGggtacgcgcacgcctaataaactgtgagagagggagtactatATATATAAAACATCCATTAAAGATACAGTTCTGTGTGACATAGGAGCATCTATAGAAGGAATATTATCGTTTTTGTATTGAACCCTTTCCATAGAATTTTGAGTGACTACTTGATTTAGTTTATTTCGAATTATTCAGTTTTTTTGTTCCATCCATTGAATAATTGCTTTATTGCTGCCGTTCTTTACGGATTCAAGTTACTTGTTTGTGGTGTAATTTTACCTTACCATGCCATATCACTCGGTAGTGCTGTTTTATTTCTTTCTTCTACACTAAATTTGAATTAAAGACTATAAAAACCACTTATCGTGATCAGAATGTACTGCAAATACTGATTCACTGCACTTCAACTGTCATACTTTCTACATTGAACTTGCTACCTTGCCACTGTTGTAGTTGAGTAGTTGAAAGATGTATCTTTGGTCCAACCGTTCAATTGATCTTTTCGCCCACATATAGCAACCACGAGTACTTCCATTACTTTTGTCTAATTTTGGAATGCATGTCTGCTCAGCATTTCATTTTCTCCCCTAGGATACTGTATTCAATCTAAAATCCTAAAGCAGCGATCTAGCCTGAAGATTATTTCGGATATGTTTTTTACTATTCATTTCTGTTTGCATGATGCAGTAGGCAAGGAATCTTCTGTTTGGTAGCATGAATCTGATAGTGTTTTAATACATACAGGATATGATCACGTGGACAATCAATGCCCAGTCCCACTATGGGAAAGGGAATTTTGCAGTTATGTTGGCGGCATTTCCTGGCCAAGGTTCTGCGAAAATAAATACTTTTCTTATATTTACAAAGAGATAGATCAATGGGACGACTCAGCAGCATTTGAGAATTTCCAGAAGGCGAAGTCAAGATTCTGGTCTCACTATCATGGCCAACCATCTGATATACCTTTACCTGACCCTGATCTGTACATTGAGAAGGTTGATCACCGCTGCGAAGTCGACCCTGAGTTGGTAGCTGACCTGGAAAAGGTAGGGCTACCATTTGAGGCGGACAATGAGTCCGCCATAGCTGCCAATGAAAAGTCCCAGAACCAGTCTGGAAACTGGGACATATATGTAGAGAAGCCGGCTGAAGTCAACAAGTGGGAGGAGGACAACTCAAGATCCAACACGGGTTGGGGAGTGAATCCTGACCCTTTGAATGGTTGGAATAAAATCAGCTCTGGCTGGGGTGATGCTCTGGTGCAGCCCAGTTGGGGCAGCTCAGGCAACAACCATTGTGCAGCAGATAACTGGAACAGCTCCCATGGAGCATACAACAACCACTCTGCAGCAAATAACTGGAGCAGCTCCCATGGAGCGCCCAACAACGCGTACCAGGATCCAAGCAGCACATACCAGGATCCGAGGAGCGCATATGGCAGGAAAAGGAATGGTGGTGGATACTCCCAGCAGAGGAACAGCAGGTCGAGGCACCAGGCTGAGGACTACCAGAGGGGCAGATGGCAAGATCACAGGGGGAGGAATAGCGAGCGCTTTCCATTTGACAATAGGCCAAATGGACAGAGAGCAGAGCGTGGATTTTGAGTTGGTGCTGTGAAAGAACATGTGGGAAGGTTGGCTGGGTGATAAATTACCCATCTTCTCGTTTCTTTTGCCTGGAGCTGTGTGTGTAATGGTTGGATGTTACCCACCTTCTCGTTTCTTTTGCCTGGAGCTGTATGTGTAATGGTTGGATGTTGGATGTTTAAAGATGTTCCCTGTAAGGAAATGTTCTGGGTTATGTTGCTCCTCTTTGAGCTTCTGTTTTTTTTCCTGTTGCTGTTTTGGGCTGTCCTGCTGACTGGAGCAGCGTTGCTGCCATCTCGTTGCAAGTATTGTCCTACGCGGGCCTACTTCATTTCCAGTCTTGGAAGTGCCCTCGGTCTAGTTCAATGGAGCTTGTCGGAGAATCTTAAAAGGAGTTCCGCTGAGATCATCCCGTTCTATGATGGGGCCTGGTCGACGAAGCCTGATTTGGTCAATTCGTCACTGGCAATTGACAGACTAAATCTCACGAAAACGAAGTAATTTCAAAAGTTGCGGGAATTGACAAACAACTTGCATCAAACACTTGCTGtaatatttttttttaatttttttttgcatcagcTTGCATCAAACTCGTAAGACTGTTGCAGGAAAAATAATCTATTTCGTTACTGCGAACATGTTTGGATACTCGCATGATTTGTTTTCCCTGCTTTAGGTTTGGAAGCTGCACGAGGGAAAACGTGAGCTGAATCTGTTTTTCCACTACGATTGGTTCCTAACAAAACATTCTGCTGCTCTTTTGGCCTAACGATTGTTTGCTCGCATTAGCACACAAACTCGGTTGTAGAGTGTCACTAAGCTGTTTGGTTATGTACAAATTTAGGATATGGTTACCCTGTTTGAAAATGGTGATCTTACCATCACCAATGTAGCCAGCACA encodes:
- the LOC124653273 gene encoding uncharacterized protein LOC124653273, which codes for MGGRNRRWHAKRYHGGSPNPRPSLPSYPGLPGYDHVDNQCPVPLWEREFCSYVGGISWPRFCENKYFSYIYKEIDQWDDSAAFENFQKAKSRFWSHYHGQPSDIPLPDPDLYIEKVDHRCEVDPELVADLEKVGLPFEADNESAIAANEKSQNQSGNWDIYVEKPAEVNKWEEDNSRSNTGWGVNPDPLNGWNKISSGWGDALVQPSWGSSGNNHCAADNWNSSHGAYNNHSAANNWSSSHGAPNNAYQDPSSTYQDPRSAYGRKRNGGGYSQQRNSRSRHQAEDYQRGRWQDHRGRNSERFPFDNRPNGQRAERGF